In Nitrospirota bacterium, the genomic window GGGAGTTTTATGTGACGGACGGCCCCGGCAAGTTCCGGTCCGTGGGAGGCAGGTTCCTGGGCGCGGACATCGACAACGTGACGAAAGTGCAACTGGAGGTGCAGGAATGAGGCCCGACGGCAGAAGAGCGGACGAACTGAGGCCGGTGAAGCTGACCAGGGACTACATCGCCACAGCGGAGGGCTCCGTCCTGGTGGAAATGGGCAATACGCGGGTCATCTGCACGGCGTCCATCGAGGACAAGGTCCCCCCCTGGCTGAAGGACCGCGGGCAGGGGTGGATTACGGCCGAGTACGGGATGCTGCCCCGCTCCACCGGCACCCGCATGATGCGGGAGGCGGCCCAGGGACGGGTGGGGGGCCGCACCCAGGAGATCCAGAGGCTCATAGGGCGCGCCATGCGCTCGGTGGCCGACCTCCCGGCCCTGGGCGAGAGGACCATATGGCTTGACTGCGACGTCATCCAGGCCGACGGGGGGACCCGGACGGCGGCCATCACCGGGGCCTTTCTCTCTCTGGCCGACGCCGTCCACTATGCCCTGGAGCACGGCATGATGGAGCGTTCTCCCCTGAGGGACCTGGTGGCCGCCGTGAGCGTCGGGGTGGTGGACGGAGAGCCGGTCCTGGACCTGTGCTACGAGGAGGACGCCGGGGCCGATGTGGACATGAACGTGGCCATGACCGGCGGGGGAAAATTCGTGGAGGTGCAGGGCACCGCGGAGGCCGCCCCCTTCGGCAGGGAGACCCTTGACGGGCTTCTGGACCTGGCCGCAGGAGGCATCGCGCAGCTCCTGGAAATCCAGAAGGCAGAAATGAAAGGCGGTATGCTAAAATTATAGTGTATGGGGAAAAAAGATAACAGAAATATGAACATGTTCCGTGGCATCTTCGTCTGGATCCTCATCGGGATGACCATGATACTTCTGTTCAATCTCCTCAGTACGCCCAAAAAGACGGACGAGGAGATAAAGTTCTCCCAGTTTCTCACGCGCCTGGAGGCCGGGGACGTACAGGAGGTGGTCATCAAGGAGAATTACGTCACGGGGCGGATGAAGGATGGAAAGAAATTCGCCACCTACACGGCGGACTACCCTCAACTGGTTCCTCTGCTCCGCGAGAAGGGTGTGGAAATAACGGCGAAGCCGCCCGACCAGAGCCCCTGGTACGTGACCTTCCTTCTGTCCTGGGGGCCCATCCTGTTCCTGGTGCTGGTCTGGATATTCTTTATGAGACAGATGCAGGGCGGGGGGAACAAGGCCCTCTCCTTCGGGAAGGCCAAGGCCCGCGTCATATCCGAAAAGCAGGTCCCCGTGACCTTCAGCGACGTCGCGGGCATCGAGGAGGCGAAGGAGGAGGTCCAGGAGATAATCGACTTCCTGAGCGACCCTCAGAAGTTCTCGCGCCTGGGCGGGCGCATCCCCAAGGGGGCGCTCCTCGTGGGAGGGCCGGGCACCGGGAAGACCCTGCTTGCCCGGGCCATCGCCGGGGAGGCCGGGGTGCCTTTCTTCAGCATCTCGGGTTCGGACTTCGTCGAGATGTTCGTCGGCGTGGGTGCTTCGCGGGTGCGGGACCTCTTCGACCAGGCCAAGAAGAACGCCCCGTGCATCGTCTTCATCGACGAGATAGACGCCGTGGGCCGCCATCGCGGCGCCGGCCTCGGCGGGGGGCACGACGAGAGAGAGCAGACCCTGAACCAGCTCCTGGTGGAGATGGACGGCTTCGAGGGCAAGGAGGGCGTCATCATCCTGGCGGCCACCAACCGCCCCGACGTCCTTGACCCGGCGCTGCTGAGGCCGGGACGGTTCGACAGGCAGATTGTGGTGCCGGCCCCCGACGTGAAGGGCCGGGAGGCCATACTCAAGGTGCACTCCAAGAACGTTCCCCTGGACGGCGACGTGGACCTGGCCAAGGTGGCCCGGGGGACGCCGGGATTCTCCGGGGCCGAC contains:
- the rph gene encoding ribonuclease PH; the encoded protein is MRPDGRRADELRPVKLTRDYIATAEGSVLVEMGNTRVICTASIEDKVPPWLKDRGQGWITAEYGMLPRSTGTRMMREAAQGRVGGRTQEIQRLIGRAMRSVADLPALGERTIWLDCDVIQADGGTRTAAITGAFLSLADAVHYALEHGMMERSPLRDLVAAVSVGVVDGEPVLDLCYEEDAGADVDMNVAMTGGGKFVEVQGTAEAAPFGRETLDGLLDLAAGGIAQLLEIQKAEMKGGMLKL
- the ftsH gene encoding ATP-dependent zinc metalloprotease FtsH — translated: MNMFRGIFVWILIGMTMILLFNLLSTPKKTDEEIKFSQFLTRLEAGDVQEVVIKENYVTGRMKDGKKFATYTADYPQLVPLLREKGVEITAKPPDQSPWYVTFLLSWGPILFLVLVWIFFMRQMQGGGNKALSFGKAKARVISEKQVPVTFSDVAGIEEAKEEVQEIIDFLSDPQKFSRLGGRIPKGALLVGGPGTGKTLLARAIAGEAGVPFFSISGSDFVEMFVGVGASRVRDLFDQAKKNAPCIVFIDEIDAVGRHRGAGLGGGHDEREQTLNQLLVEMDGFEGKEGVIILAATNRPDVLDPALLRPGRFDRQIVVPAPDVKGREAILKVHSKNVPLDGDVDLAKVARGTPGFSGADLANLVNEAALLAARKSRDKVATADFEEAKDKVLMGAARKSLVISEEEKKNTAVHEAGHALVAKLTPGTDPIHKVTIIPRGRALGVTQQLPVDDRYTHSREFLMTTLAVLMGGRVAEELALHHMTTGAGNDIERATEIARKMVTEWGMSEKLGPLTFGRRDEQIFIGKDIAKHKDYSEQTAEQIDAEVKRIVGEAYEKAKAILAGNLSLLMDFAGALLERETMDSHEIEEFLRSRNASGAALA